Proteins encoded within one genomic window of Bradyrhizobium sp. 186:
- a CDS encoding cytochrome b N-terminal domain-containing protein produces MTTQGIDDHPGSTSEFSNPVVRWIDCRLPIFTFLRHELHDYPAPRNLNYLWNFGSLAGIVLLIMIATGIALAMNYTPTVNGAFNSVEHIMRDVNYGWLIRYLHTTGASMFFAAVYIHIFRGLYYGSYKAPRELLWIMGVAILLLMMATAFFGYTLPWGQMSFWGATVITNLFSAIPLVGDGIVTWLLGGFGVGNATLNRFYALHYLLPFVIVAVVLLHLVALHRFGSNNPDGIEAKNPEDTLAFHPYYTVKDLLGLAVFLLVFGWFVFYEPGALLNPDNSIPANPGVTPPEIVPEWYLLPYYAILKSVPNKLLGVAAMAGSILVLFVVPWLDPSPVRSARFRPVFRVFFWILVVDCVLLVFAGGNPPQGMWLVLSRLGAAYYFLHFLVVLPLVGRFERPRPLPVSIKQPVLATAGGSIAVRDINGGA; encoded by the coding sequence ATGACAACGCAAGGCATCGATGATCACCCCGGAAGCACTTCAGAGTTTTCGAATCCAGTCGTTCGCTGGATCGATTGTCGGCTGCCGATCTTCACTTTTCTGCGCCATGAACTGCACGATTATCCGGCGCCAAGGAATTTGAACTATCTTTGGAATTTCGGATCGCTGGCGGGCATCGTGCTGCTGATCATGATCGCGACCGGCATCGCACTGGCGATGAACTACACGCCGACGGTTAACGGTGCTTTCAATTCCGTTGAGCACATCATGCGTGACGTGAATTATGGCTGGCTGATCCGATATCTGCATACCACCGGCGCATCGATGTTCTTCGCTGCGGTGTACATCCACATATTTCGCGGGCTTTATTACGGGTCTTACAAGGCGCCGCGCGAGCTGCTCTGGATAATGGGCGTCGCGATCTTGCTCTTGATGATGGCGACCGCATTCTTCGGGTACACATTACCCTGGGGCCAGATGAGTTTTTGGGGCGCCACCGTCATTACCAATCTTTTCTCCGCCATCCCGCTCGTCGGTGACGGCATCGTCACCTGGCTGCTGGGCGGGTTTGGGGTCGGCAATGCCACCCTCAATCGGTTTTACGCCCTGCACTACCTGCTGCCGTTCGTAATCGTCGCGGTTGTGCTCCTGCACCTCGTCGCGCTGCACCGGTTCGGCTCCAACAACCCGGACGGCATCGAGGCCAAGAATCCGGAGGACACGCTTGCCTTCCATCCCTATTACACAGTCAAAGACCTGCTAGGACTCGCGGTCTTCCTGCTGGTGTTCGGCTGGTTCGTTTTCTATGAGCCGGGCGCTTTGCTTAATCCCGACAATTCGATCCCCGCCAATCCCGGCGTGACCCCGCCGGAAATCGTGCCCGAATGGTACCTACTGCCGTATTACGCGATCCTGAAATCAGTTCCGAACAAGCTTCTTGGCGTAGCTGCGATGGCCGGATCCATTCTGGTGCTGTTCGTGGTGCCATGGCTCGATCCCAGCCCGGTTCGCTCGGCCCGCTTCAGACCGGTCTTCCGCGTGTTTTTCTGGATCCTGGTGGTTGACTGCGTTCTTCTCGTTTTCGCGGGCGGTAACCCTCCGCAAGGAATGTGGTTGGTCCTCAGCCGACTCGGTGCCGCCTACTATTTCCTGCATTTCCTGGTG